In one window of Carassius carassius chromosome 38, fCarCar2.1, whole genome shotgun sequence DNA:
- the LOC132119614 gene encoding E3 ubiquitin-protein ligase TRAIP-like isoform X1, giving the protein MPIRAYCTICSDFFDNCKDVAAIHCGHTFHYVCLLQWFQSAPNKTCPQCRKQVSTRHIINKLFFDIAPEDDGTPVDPESLQNELDRMKAVLSEKEKEWRDKQKSVDTLKDTIERQKRDLERLRKEIGDKEMLCSVLRKQMNFLESQKNEGQAAKEEAKRLRVKMKTYESLDVVLQGQRSEVEAMITDMGVGQSAVEQLSIYCISLKKEYDNLKGSLKSSNEMCEKLKRELFSSNSKLQKATAETNGTKEDMKALQNDLSNADKEITSLKKKVEILQRTLSTPTRTNEAISRLVFESPAPLELKPTGHGLMTDSQEIDLNLTFDINTPEQVERKPIQVPSKKMRLDTSVSSSKNMENALGRSKSRVKEDDVMMGPMLRNSLLFRKNTLGSMLDPCKFGTVRSGYDGLGGRAKFIQPSPLSEIRPLAMKSKRKKVSRPVTSKPTSSLTTLDAFLE; this is encoded by the exons ATGCCCATTCGAGCATATTGCACCATCTGCTCAGATTTCTTTGATAATTGCAAAGATGTCGCAGCAATTCACTGTGGCCACACTTTTCATTATGTGTG TCTTCTCCAGTGGTTTCAGTCGGCCCCAAACAAAACCTGTCCACAATGCAGGAAACAG GTCAGTACGCGGCACATTATCAACAAGCTGTTCTTTGACATAGCACCAGAGGATGATGGGACACCAGTTGATCCTGAAAGTTTACAG AATGAGCTTGATCGCATGAAAGCAGTGTTGTCTGAAAAAG AGAAAGAATGGAGGGACAAGCAGAAGTCAGTGGACACTCTAAAAGACACAATCGAGAGGCAAAAGAGGGACCTGGAAAGACTCCGGAAGGAAATCGGAGACAAAGAGATGCTGTGTTCTGTCCTCCGG AAACAGATGAATTTCTTGGAGAGTCAGAAAAACGAAGGACAGGCAGCCAAAGAGGAAGCCAAGCGACTCCGGGTCAAAATGAAAACCTATGAAAG TTTAGATGTGGTCCTacagggtcagaggtcagaggtggAGGCCATGATCACTGATATGGGTGTTGGTCAGTCTGCTGTTGAACAGCTGTCCATATACTGCATCTCACTTAAAAA GGAGTACGACAATCTGAAAGGAAGCCTCAAGTCATCAAATGAGATGTGTGAGAAACTAAAAAGGGAGCTCTTCTCTTCCAACAGCAAG ttGCAAAAAGCCACTGCAGAGACAAATGGAACAAAGGAGGACATGAAGGCACTTCAGAACGACCTGTCCAACGCAGACAAAGAGATCACT AGCTTGAAGAAGAAGGTGGAAATTCTGCAGCGGACGTTAAGCACTCCGACCCGCACCAATGAGGCCATCAGCAGACTGGTCTTCGAAAG CCCTGCTCCTCTGGAGCTGAAGCCTACTGGTCATGGTCTGATGACTGACTCTCAGGAAATTGACCTCAACCTGACCTTCGACATTAACACACCTGAACAGGTGGAGAGGAAACCCATTCAGGTGCCATCTAAGAAGATGCGTCTGGACACTTCGGT ATCGTCATCCAAAAACATGGAAAATGCACTCGGACGTAGT AAGTCTCGTGTTAAAGAAGATGATGTCATGATGGGGCCCATGTTAAGGAACTCTCTGCTTTTCAGAAAGAACACATTAGGGAGCATGCTGGACCCATGCAAATTTGGCACT GTAAGATCTGGCTATGATGGACTTGGAGGAAGAGCCAAATTTATCCAACCT TCTCCTTTATCTGAGATTCGACCCCTCGCCATGAAGTCCAAGAGGAAGAAGGTGTCCAGGCCCGTTACAAGCAAGCCCACCTCCAGCCTGACCACTCTGGATGCTTTCTTGGAATAA
- the LOC132119614 gene encoding E3 ubiquitin-protein ligase TRAIP-like isoform X2, which yields MPIRAYCTICSDFFDNCKDVAAIHCGHTFHYVCLLQWFQSAPNKTCPQCRKQVSTRHIINKLFFDIAPEDDGTPVDPESLQNELDRMKAVLSEKEKEWRDKQKSVDTLKDTIERQKRDLERLRKEIGDKEMLCSVLRKQMNFLESQKNEGQAAKEEAKRLRVKMKTYESLDVVLQGQRSEVEAMITDMGVGQSAVEQLSIYCISLKKEYDNLKGSLKSSNEMCEKLKRELFSSNSKLQKATAETNGTKEDMKALQNDLSNADKEITSLKKKVEILQRTLSTPTRTNEAISRLVFESPAPLELKPTGHGLMTDSQEIDLNLTFDINTPEQVERKPIQVPSKKMRLDTSVSSSKNMENALGRSSRVKEDDVMMGPMLRNSLLFRKNTLGSMLDPCKFGTVRSGYDGLGGRAKFIQPSPLSEIRPLAMKSKRKKVSRPVTSKPTSSLTTLDAFLE from the exons ATGCCCATTCGAGCATATTGCACCATCTGCTCAGATTTCTTTGATAATTGCAAAGATGTCGCAGCAATTCACTGTGGCCACACTTTTCATTATGTGTG TCTTCTCCAGTGGTTTCAGTCGGCCCCAAACAAAACCTGTCCACAATGCAGGAAACAG GTCAGTACGCGGCACATTATCAACAAGCTGTTCTTTGACATAGCACCAGAGGATGATGGGACACCAGTTGATCCTGAAAGTTTACAG AATGAGCTTGATCGCATGAAAGCAGTGTTGTCTGAAAAAG AGAAAGAATGGAGGGACAAGCAGAAGTCAGTGGACACTCTAAAAGACACAATCGAGAGGCAAAAGAGGGACCTGGAAAGACTCCGGAAGGAAATCGGAGACAAAGAGATGCTGTGTTCTGTCCTCCGG AAACAGATGAATTTCTTGGAGAGTCAGAAAAACGAAGGACAGGCAGCCAAAGAGGAAGCCAAGCGACTCCGGGTCAAAATGAAAACCTATGAAAG TTTAGATGTGGTCCTacagggtcagaggtcagaggtggAGGCCATGATCACTGATATGGGTGTTGGTCAGTCTGCTGTTGAACAGCTGTCCATATACTGCATCTCACTTAAAAA GGAGTACGACAATCTGAAAGGAAGCCTCAAGTCATCAAATGAGATGTGTGAGAAACTAAAAAGGGAGCTCTTCTCTTCCAACAGCAAG ttGCAAAAAGCCACTGCAGAGACAAATGGAACAAAGGAGGACATGAAGGCACTTCAGAACGACCTGTCCAACGCAGACAAAGAGATCACT AGCTTGAAGAAGAAGGTGGAAATTCTGCAGCGGACGTTAAGCACTCCGACCCGCACCAATGAGGCCATCAGCAGACTGGTCTTCGAAAG CCCTGCTCCTCTGGAGCTGAAGCCTACTGGTCATGGTCTGATGACTGACTCTCAGGAAATTGACCTCAACCTGACCTTCGACATTAACACACCTGAACAGGTGGAGAGGAAACCCATTCAGGTGCCATCTAAGAAGATGCGTCTGGACACTTCGGT ATCGTCATCCAAAAACATGGAAAATGCACTCGGACGTAGT TCTCGTGTTAAAGAAGATGATGTCATGATGGGGCCCATGTTAAGGAACTCTCTGCTTTTCAGAAAGAACACATTAGGGAGCATGCTGGACCCATGCAAATTTGGCACT GTAAGATCTGGCTATGATGGACTTGGAGGAAGAGCCAAATTTATCCAACCT TCTCCTTTATCTGAGATTCGACCCCTCGCCATGAAGTCCAAGAGGAAGAAGGTGTCCAGGCCCGTTACAAGCAAGCCCACCTCCAGCCTGACCACTCTGGATGCTTTCTTGGAATAA
- the LOC132119613 gene encoding protein SAND-like: MMAADVHNKGALWEVKNGNLAPSDRLRQDRSYSPTPGLVEGTEPGAVQEGAMFVHAQSFEDLTADSEPNTDDKSAEVGSSDLGNAQEALEGGEEEVKEQGLVIEQEEGGKEEVRNSYKAKEEDVTSETWRSHRKHMFVLSEAGKPIYTRYGTEEALSSIMGVMMLLMSFVEDKKNIIRSIHADGYRVVFLRKSPIILVGVSRTNCSDRELTRELQYVYYQIVSLLTLTQLNHVFQHRQSYDLRRLLAGSEHLTDNLLRLLDRDPGLLLSAVMCLPLASSARDMVSSSLQAAKAKNLVFSILLAGNRLVTLVRKKDQFLHHMDLHLLFNLVGSSSSFREGEGWTPICLPKFNPDGFFHAHISYLEPASDLCLILVSTDREDFFNLSDCKKRFLERLRRRSAYQSLQEALNTPGYPVSQVGIPELRHFVYKSKSSGLYTSPDLPTPYQGEEEHERLMGLYQYLHSCLHHPTRPLRYIYRCTETENLYALVTSGFELYLCFSPLGTKGLAMSAVNKLLRWIRKEEDRLFILSPLTY, encoded by the exons ATGATGGCGGCAGATGTCCACAATAAGGGTGCACTCTGGGAGGTTAAAAATGGCAACTTGGCGCCATCAGATCGACTCCGGCAGGACCGATCATATAGTCCGACCCCCGGGCTGGTGGAGGGGACAGAGCCAG GTGCTGTACAGGAGGGTGCCATGTTCGTTCATGCCCAGTCTTTTGAGGACTTGACTGCTGACAGCGAGCCCAACACTGATGACAAATCAGCAGAGGTTGGCAGCTCAGATCTAGGGAATGCTCAAGAAGCTCTGGAAGGAGGTGAGGAGGAGGTGAAGGAACAAGGTTTAGTGATTGAACAGGAGGAAGGAGGGAAAGAGGAGGTGAGGAACAGCTACAAGGCAAAAGAGGAGGATGTGACAAGTGAAACATGGCGGAGTCACAGGAAGCATATGTTTGTCTTGAGTGAGGCGGGGAAACCCATATATACACGGTACGGAACAGAGGAAGCACTCTCCAGCATCATGGGAGTCATGATGTTACTCATGTCATTTGTAGAGGATAAGAAGAACATCATACGCTCCATCCATGCAG ATGGCTACAGGGTGGTATTCCTGCGGAAAAGCCCTATCATCCTGGTGGGAGTCTCTCGCACTAACTGCTCCGACCGGGAATTGACACGAGAGCTTCAGTACGTCTACTACCAGATTGTTAGCTTGCTCACCCTCACGCAGCTGAACCACGTCTTCCAGCATCGGCAGAGCTACGACCTGCGCCGCCTACTGGCCGGATCAGAACATCTCACCGACAACCTTCTGCGGCTCCTCGATCGAGATCCAGGCCTGCTGCTGAGCGCCGTGATGTGCCTGCCTCTGGCCAGTTCGGCCCGTGACATGGTCTCCTCCAGCTTGCAGGCTGCTAAAGCCAAGAACCTGGTATTCTCCATCCTGCTAGCAGGAAACAGGCTGGTGACGCTTGTGCGCAAAAAGGACCAGTTTCTGCACCACATGGACCTGCACTTGCTCTTCAACTTGGTCGGCTCTTCATCCTCCTTCCGAGAAGGTGAAGGATGGACACCCATATGTCTGCCCAAGTTTAACCCAGATGGATTTTTCCACGCACATATTTCTTACCTGGAACCGGCCTCGGATCTGTGTCTCATCCTGGTGTCCACAGATCGTGAGGATTTCTTTAACCTCTCCGACTGCAAGAAGAGGTTCCTAGAGCGTTTGCGCAGACGCAGTGCATATCAATCCCTGCAGGAAGCACTGAACACGCCAGGTTATCCTGTTTCACAGGTTGGCATACCTGAGCTGCGACACTTTGTGTACAAGTCTAAAAGCTCTGGGCTCTATACAAG CCCTGACCTTCCAACTCCATACCAGGGAGAAGAGGAGCACGAGAGGCTGATGGGATTGTACCAGTACCTGCACAGCTGCCTGCATCACCCCACACGCCCCCTGCGCTACATCTACCGCTGCACAGAGACTGAGAACCTTTATGCCTTG GTAACAAGTGGCTTTGAGCTGTACCTCTGCTTCAGTCCTCTGGGAACAAAGGGCCTGGCAATGTCTGCTGTCAACAAACTCCTGAGGTGGATCAGGAAGGAGGAGGACCGTCTGTTCATACTCAGTCCCTTGACATACTGA